In Saccharothrix syringae, the following are encoded in one genomic region:
- a CDS encoding type I polyketide synthase has product MENEDKLRQYLKMVTSDLYQARKKITEMEARNTEPIAIVSMACRLPGDVWSPEDLWELVAGGTDAIGDAPTDRGWDMDSIYDPEPGKPGKTYSREGGFMSGLADFDAGFFGISPREALAMDPQQRIVLEAAWESFERAGIDPEALRGTKTGVFIGSNTHDYVPLTVTAPREVDGYLLLGNAPSVLSGRVAYLFGFEGPAVTVDTACSSSLVAMHYAIRALRRGESTMALVGGVASMCSPLVMVDFARQRGLAPNGRCKAYADTADGTGWSEGVGLVLLERLSDARANGHPVLAVIRGSAINQDGASNGLTAPNGPAQQRVIQAALADGQVPMEQVDLVEGHGTGTRLGDPIEAQALLATYGRQKKDGEPLWLGSLKSNVGHTQAAAGVAGVIKAVMAIRNGVLPKTLHVAEPTREVDWSAGGVEVLTENRPWPENEWPRRAGVSSFGMSGTNAHVILEEAPAPEAVEAEPVSARPTALPFLLSARTPRALAGQARRLRDRLADEDVALLDVAKSLALHRVVFEHRAAVVAGDREDLLARLDLLAGGDSGAAAVVGTECRGLTAVMFPGHGPQRIGMGAQLAAAFPVFAAAHAEVLGLLDPELPEVIAEGGPTLDRPEYAHPALFAIEVALYRLVESWGLRPDYLLGQSCGDIAAAHVAGVLSLEDAATMVTARARLIQTTSAGVMATVAAGADVVEPVIADIEGVSLSGVNSPSAVTLSGLEGPVEAAVARLSELGHACRMVRVERAGHSATMEPIQDRFRAVVETLTYSAPTIPMAVPAEVLRTPEFWVRQMRDTVDLAGAVARLRERGVTRFIELSPAASMTGHVRECYGDEPVVVVPALRSRRDEVESIATALATLHNAGVGVDWAAFFAGTGAQRVDLPTYAFEHERFWLETSHVGGHDLGSIGLRPVDAPLLGAGVSLANDGGFLCTGRLSLSAQPWLADHALFDRVLLPGTAFVEFALRAADQVGCELVEDLTVEAPLLLGRGGVALQIVVGEPEEPTGRRSITIWSQQQDPDSPDVDAAWTRHAGGFVSATAGAGRDDPEMAEWPPAGVEEVDLSDLYETFAAAGYGYGPVFRGLKAAWLRDGEVFAEVALPEQVGDAGAYGVHPALLDAALHAIAVTGTSRGVVPFTWAGVRLHAVGASALRVRLTPVGTDAVALLAADGTGRTVLSVDSLTLRSATAEQIAASAPRAQDSLYEIEWVPAGGVEVPSPTGWANLGGGAPATGTAYDGFPALRAALDAGGEVPSVVLAAPVHGRGGDTAEEVHSGVDRMLELVRHWLADERLAGSRLVLVTRGALATYDGEDVGDLVGAALHGLFRSARAEDPGRFAQVDLAPDEPDAAVVAALGAGEDEVAVRAGTVLVPRLVRVSPSTTLAVPEGSAAWRLSAPRPGTLDGLALVESPEAVAPLAEGWVRVAVRAAGMNFRDVMSTLGLVRGQEVLGGEGAGVVTEVGPGVTGLKPGDRVMGLFYGPFGPLAVADHRMVVPIPDGWSYLEASTVPITYLTAYFGLVDVADLRPGESVLVHAAAGGVGIAAVQLATHLGAEVFATASPAKWAAVHGLGIPRERISNSRTAQFEPDLLAATGGRGVDVVLNSLTNELVDASLRLLPRGGRFVEMGKTDIRDADWAADAFPGVRYQAYDLLAVAPERVREMLVEVLDLFDRGVLTLPPITTWDVRRAPGAFRFLSQARQIGKLALTIPVPPDPAGTVLLTGASGTLGGLLARHLVAEHGVRNLVLASRRGPDAPGAAGLAAELTGLGASVTTVACDVSDRESLLGLLAAIPAEHPLTAVVHVAGVSDDGVIGSLTTEQVDSVLRPKVDAGWLLHELTRDLDLSAFVLFSSSVGAFGAPGQANYAAANAFLDALARHRRAAGLPAVSLDWGLWATVSGMSASLQEADWERMARAGIRAMSDEEGLALFDAALTVGAPVVLPVRLDLTAFRGEVPPLLRNLVSGRVRRTAVASGGDAGSWTRRLLAMAPAARHRAVLDAVTAETAAVLGHASASSLAPDRNFKDIGFDSLASVELRNRITAFTGLRLPATVVFDHPNPASLAEYVLGEVVGAGSPAPAAPATAAAGTSGDPIAIVGMACRYGGGVDSPEALWAMVEQGRDAAAEFPSDRGWDLAELFDPEPGRVGATNARAAGFLPGATEFDPEFFGISPREATAMDPQQRLLLESAWEAFERAGIDPTALRGTKSGVFVGLSASDYGNLLAREPRGLEGHLLTGTAPSVASGRIAYEFGLEGPALTVDTACSSSLTTVHMAAQALRTGECDLALAGGVAVMSTPVVFQEFALQGGLSPDGRCRAFGAGADGTGWAEGVGLLVLERLSDARRNGHRVLAVVKGSAVNQDGASNGLTAPNGRSQQRVIREALANAGVSAADVDVVEGHGTGTRLGDPIEVQALLATYGREHTGEDPLWLGSLKSNLGHAQAAAGVAGVIKMVQALRHGLLPRTLNADEPTPHVDWSDGAVELLTAARPWPERDRPRRGAVSAFGISGTNVHVVLEQAPEPEQPPAPPEADRVLAPSVKPFVISARGAAALRDQAARLGAHLAEHPRVDLDALGRSLGGRAALEHRAVVLAQDVGALTAGLAAIAADAAESNADVVPGDGGGADRPVFVFAGQGGQWRGMAVDLWRTSPLFAAAVAECDAALAPHVDWNGATLVDVLTGAPDAPGLDRVDVVQPALFAVMVSLARLWRSLGVEPAAVVGHSQGEIAAAVVAGALTLADGARVAGVRSRLIAGLAERGGMGWIGLPVARVRERLADHPGLGVAAVNGPRSVVVSGPADELEGMCAALAAEGVQVRKLLVDYASHSHGVEGVRAELVDALAGVAPAEAEVPFYSTVTGGRVDGTGLDADYWYRNLRETVRFSAAVEALLDDGHSCFVELSAHPTLVDAVEAVAQERGAEATALWSLRRDGGDVEFTRSLARAFVHGAPVRWGTAFPAGERIDLPTYAFQHRRLWVEAAGAATASAADLGLVPADHPLLGAAVEHAGDDRVLFTGRWSLATQPWLADHVVLGTLLLPGAAFVELVTHAGRHVDCARLEELAFQAPLVIPAKSGVAVQVAVGAADPTGRRSVTVHSRRTGSGAGGKWTLHAEGTLAPVGTGPVPGRLKVWPPTGAQAVDVTDIYPRLAERGYAYGPAFAGIRALWRDGDDMYGEVALPSAVRAEAGRFGLHPALLDAALQVPVAGLIDSESGAVMPFSWNGITVHTRGATSLRVAFRRTGPDSSTMLLTDDAGEPVAAFDSIVARPVSREQLRVAMDNAAGTNTDDEHYRVEWRALPGGTRPPIDGTWLAVVAEGQPADGWAADTVRRLAAHAPGLVTWSVPCGHLDRAALAERLRELAADGTNPVGVLSLLAEDETPCDDSAALPRGLAGTVVLTQALLDAELDVPLWAATRGAVAAGPQDRIGSPTQALVWGFGRVAGLEHPRLWGGLVDLPEAVDDHAVAELAGVLAGGGENEVAVRPGAVLARRLVRAAVPEREPTPWKPGGTVLVTGGTGGLGAEVARWLADRGAEHLVLASRSGADAAGARRLVGELAARGTSVSVVACDVADRAAVVELLASVPAEHPLTAVVHAAASLDGGPIADMTPAGFGDILAAKVLGAAHLDDLLDHDGVEAVLLFGSISATWGVGNQSAYSAANAYLDALARQRHDRGGHTVSVAWGPWEAGMLTSDEEMADSLRRGGLPLLPVDSGLATLDRVLAEDEPCPVVVRVDWARFHPRFTSLRPSPLLADLPDVRALSTAESAVPATRGAALIERLAALPEEDRDPAVLDLICSHVAAVLGHDSAERVDRKRAFKDVGFDSLLAVQLRNRLNAATGLRLPATLVFDYPNPTSLAAFLRSEVAAAVPSPADAALAEFDRLEASLSSIPPEDAEVRDVLVGRARKLLSRLSGPARAADAGGDVAMLTAASDDELFSFINTQLGHQDE; this is encoded by the coding sequence CCTGCGCCGCGGCGAGTCCACGATGGCCCTGGTCGGCGGCGTCGCGTCGATGTGCTCGCCACTGGTCATGGTCGACTTCGCCCGGCAGCGCGGGCTCGCGCCCAACGGCCGGTGCAAGGCGTACGCGGACACCGCAGACGGCACCGGCTGGTCGGAGGGGGTCGGCCTGGTCCTGCTCGAACGGCTCTCCGACGCGCGCGCCAACGGCCACCCGGTGCTCGCCGTCATCCGCGGTTCGGCGATCAACCAGGACGGGGCCTCCAACGGCCTGACCGCGCCCAACGGCCCCGCCCAGCAGCGGGTCATCCAGGCGGCGCTGGCCGACGGCCAGGTCCCGATGGAGCAGGTCGACCTGGTCGAGGGGCACGGCACCGGCACCCGGCTGGGCGACCCGATCGAGGCGCAGGCCCTGCTGGCCACCTACGGTCGCCAGAAGAAGGACGGCGAGCCGCTGTGGCTGGGCTCGCTCAAGTCGAACGTGGGTCACACCCAGGCGGCCGCGGGCGTCGCCGGCGTGATCAAGGCGGTGATGGCCATCCGCAACGGCGTCCTGCCCAAGACGCTGCACGTGGCCGAGCCGACGCGCGAGGTGGACTGGTCGGCCGGCGGGGTCGAGGTGCTGACCGAGAACCGCCCGTGGCCGGAGAACGAGTGGCCGCGCCGGGCGGGTGTGTCGTCGTTCGGCATGAGCGGTACCAACGCGCACGTCATCCTGGAGGAGGCGCCCGCGCCGGAGGCGGTCGAGGCCGAGCCGGTGAGCGCACGGCCGACCGCCTTGCCGTTCCTGCTCTCCGCCCGCACCCCGCGGGCCCTGGCCGGTCAGGCCAGGCGGCTGCGGGACCGGCTCGCCGACGAGGACGTCGCCCTGCTCGACGTCGCGAAGTCGCTCGCGCTGCACCGCGTGGTGTTCGAGCACCGCGCCGCCGTGGTCGCGGGCGACAGGGAGGACCTGCTCGCCCGGCTCGACCTGCTGGCCGGTGGCGACAGCGGTGCCGCGGCGGTCGTCGGCACCGAGTGCCGCGGTCTCACCGCGGTGATGTTCCCCGGGCACGGCCCGCAGCGCATCGGCATGGGCGCCCAGCTCGCGGCCGCGTTCCCCGTCTTCGCCGCGGCGCACGCGGAGGTGCTGGGCCTGCTCGACCCCGAGCTGCCGGAGGTCATCGCCGAGGGCGGCCCGACGCTGGACCGGCCCGAGTACGCGCACCCCGCGCTGTTCGCGATCGAGGTGGCGCTCTACCGCCTGGTCGAGTCGTGGGGCCTGCGGCCCGACTACCTGCTCGGCCAGTCCTGCGGGGACATCGCGGCGGCGCACGTCGCGGGTGTGCTCTCGCTCGAAGACGCGGCCACCATGGTCACCGCCCGGGCACGGCTGATCCAGACCACGTCCGCCGGCGTGATGGCCACGGTCGCGGCCGGCGCCGACGTGGTGGAGCCGGTCATCGCCGACATCGAGGGCGTTTCGCTCTCCGGTGTCAACAGCCCGAGCGCGGTCACCCTCTCGGGGCTGGAGGGCCCGGTCGAGGCGGCCGTGGCGCGGCTGTCCGAGCTCGGCCACGCGTGCCGCATGGTGCGAGTCGAGCGCGCGGGCCACTCGGCCACGATGGAGCCGATCCAGGACCGGTTCCGGGCCGTGGTGGAGACCCTGACCTACTCGGCCCCGACCATCCCGATGGCGGTGCCCGCCGAGGTGCTGCGCACCCCCGAGTTCTGGGTCCGGCAGATGCGCGACACGGTGGACCTCGCCGGCGCCGTGGCCCGGTTGCGCGAGCGCGGCGTCACCCGGTTCATCGAACTCTCGCCCGCCGCGTCGATGACCGGCCACGTGCGCGAGTGCTACGGCGACGAGCCGGTGGTGGTCGTGCCGGCCCTGCGCAGTCGGCGCGACGAGGTGGAAAGCATCGCGACGGCGCTGGCCACCCTGCACAACGCCGGCGTCGGGGTGGACTGGGCGGCCTTCTTCGCCGGCACCGGCGCGCAACGCGTCGACCTGCCCACCTACGCGTTCGAGCACGAACGCTTCTGGCTGGAGACCAGCCACGTCGGCGGGCACGACCTCGGCTCGATCGGCCTGCGCCCGGTGGACGCCCCGCTCCTGGGTGCCGGCGTCTCGCTCGCCAACGACGGCGGCTTCCTGTGCACCGGCCGGCTGTCGCTCTCCGCCCAGCCCTGGCTCGCCGACCACGCCCTGTTCGACCGCGTCCTGCTGCCCGGCACCGCGTTCGTGGAGTTCGCGCTGCGCGCGGCGGACCAGGTCGGCTGCGAGCTGGTCGAGGACCTGACCGTCGAGGCCCCGCTGCTGCTGGGACGGGGCGGCGTGGCGCTGCAGATCGTGGTCGGCGAGCCGGAGGAGCCCACCGGCCGGCGGTCGATCACCATCTGGTCGCAGCAGCAGGACCCGGACTCCCCCGACGTCGACGCGGCCTGGACGCGGCACGCCGGCGGCTTCGTCTCGGCGACCGCCGGTGCGGGCCGCGACGACCCCGAGATGGCCGAGTGGCCGCCCGCCGGTGTCGAGGAGGTCGACCTGAGCGACCTCTACGAGACCTTCGCCGCGGCCGGGTACGGCTACGGGCCGGTGTTCCGCGGCCTGAAGGCCGCCTGGCTGCGGGACGGGGAGGTCTTCGCCGAGGTGGCCCTGCCCGAGCAGGTGGGCGACGCCGGCGCGTACGGCGTGCACCCCGCCCTGCTGGACGCCGCTCTGCACGCGATCGCGGTCACCGGCACCAGCCGGGGCGTCGTCCCGTTCACGTGGGCGGGCGTCCGGCTGCACGCCGTGGGTGCTTCCGCGCTGCGCGTACGGCTGACCCCGGTGGGGACGGACGCGGTGGCGCTGCTGGCCGCCGACGGGACCGGCCGCACGGTGCTGTCCGTCGACTCGCTGACCCTGCGGTCCGCCACCGCGGAGCAGATCGCCGCGAGCGCCCCCCGGGCCCAGGACTCCCTCTACGAGATCGAGTGGGTCCCCGCGGGTGGGGTCGAGGTCCCGTCGCCCACCGGCTGGGCGAACCTGGGCGGCGGAGCGCCCGCCACGGGCACGGCGTACGACGGCTTCCCGGCGCTGCGGGCCGCCCTCGACGCCGGGGGCGAGGTGCCCTCCGTGGTGCTGGCCGCCCCCGTTCACGGCCGCGGTGGCGACACGGCCGAGGAGGTGCACTCGGGGGTCGACCGGATGCTCGAACTGGTGCGCCACTGGCTGGCCGACGAACGGCTGGCCGGCTCGCGGCTGGTCCTGGTCACCCGCGGCGCGCTGGCCACGTACGACGGCGAGGACGTCGGCGACCTGGTCGGCGCGGCCCTGCACGGCCTGTTCCGCTCGGCGCGCGCCGAGGACCCCGGCCGGTTCGCCCAGGTCGACCTCGCGCCCGACGAGCCCGACGCGGCCGTGGTGGCGGCGCTCGGCGCCGGGGAGGACGAGGTCGCGGTGCGCGCCGGCACGGTCCTGGTGCCGCGCCTGGTCAGGGTTTCGCCCTCGACGACCCTCGCCGTGCCGGAGGGGTCGGCCGCGTGGCGCCTGTCCGCCCCCCGCCCCGGCACCTTGGACGGGCTCGCCCTGGTCGAGTCACCGGAGGCGGTCGCACCGCTGGCCGAGGGCTGGGTGCGGGTGGCCGTCCGAGCCGCCGGCATGAACTTCCGGGACGTCATGTCCACCCTCGGGCTGGTCCGCGGCCAGGAGGTGCTCGGCGGCGAGGGGGCCGGCGTGGTGACCGAGGTCGGCCCCGGCGTCACCGGCCTCAAGCCCGGCGACCGGGTGATGGGCCTGTTCTACGGGCCGTTCGGGCCGCTGGCCGTGGCCGACCACCGGATGGTGGTGCCGATCCCGGACGGCTGGTCCTACCTGGAGGCTTCCACCGTCCCGATCACCTACCTGACCGCGTACTTCGGGCTCGTCGACGTGGCCGACCTGCGCCCCGGCGAGTCCGTGCTCGTCCACGCCGCCGCCGGTGGCGTCGGCATCGCGGCCGTGCAGCTGGCCACCCACCTGGGCGCCGAGGTCTTCGCCACCGCCAGCCCCGCCAAGTGGGCGGCCGTCCACGGCCTCGGCATCCCCCGCGAACGCATCTCGAACTCCCGCACCGCGCAGTTCGAACCCGACCTGCTCGCCGCCACCGGCGGCCGCGGCGTCGACGTGGTCCTCAACTCGCTCACCAACGAGCTCGTGGACGCCTCGCTGCGGCTGCTGCCGCGCGGCGGCCGGTTCGTCGAGATGGGCAAGACCGACATCCGCGACGCCGACTGGGCGGCCGACGCGTTCCCCGGTGTGCGGTACCAGGCTTACGACCTGCTCGCGGTGGCGCCCGAACGGGTGCGCGAGATGCTGGTCGAGGTGCTGGACCTGTTCGACCGCGGCGTGCTGACCCTGCCCCCGATCACCACCTGGGACGTCCGCCGGGCGCCGGGCGCGTTCCGCTTCCTCAGCCAGGCCCGGCAGATCGGCAAGCTCGCCCTCACCATCCCGGTCCCCCCCGATCCGGCCGGGACCGTGCTGCTGACCGGCGCCTCCGGCACGCTGGGCGGTCTTCTCGCCCGGCACCTGGTCGCCGAGCACGGCGTCCGCAACCTGGTGCTGGCGAGCCGGCGCGGCCCGGACGCCCCCGGGGCCGCCGGGCTCGCCGCCGAGCTGACCGGGCTCGGCGCCTCGGTGACGACCGTCGCCTGCGACGTCTCCGACCGCGAATCGCTGCTCGGGCTGCTGGCCGCGATCCCCGCCGAGCACCCGCTGACCGCGGTCGTGCACGTCGCGGGCGTCAGCGACGACGGCGTCATCGGCTCGCTGACGACCGAGCAGGTCGACTCCGTGCTGCGCCCCAAGGTGGACGCCGGCTGGCTCCTCCACGAGCTGACCCGGGACCTCGACCTCTCCGCCTTCGTGCTGTTCTCCTCCTCCGTCGGGGCGTTCGGCGCGCCGGGCCAGGCCAACTACGCCGCCGCCAACGCGTTCCTGGACGCCCTGGCCCGGCACCGCCGCGCCGCGGGGCTGCCCGCCGTCTCGCTCGACTGGGGTCTCTGGGCCACGGTGAGCGGGATGTCGGCGTCCCTGCAGGAGGCCGACTGGGAGCGGATGGCACGCGCCGGGATCAGGGCGATGTCCGACGAGGAGGGCCTGGCCCTCTTCGACGCGGCCCTCACCGTCGGCGCCCCGGTGGTGCTGCCGGTCCGGCTCGACCTGACCGCGTTCCGCGGCGAGGTGCCGCCCCTGCTGCGCAACCTGGTCTCCGGGCGGGTGCGGCGCACCGCCGTCGCGAGCGGCGGCGACGCCGGCTCGTGGACCCGCCGGCTGCTCGCCATGGCGCCGGCCGCCCGGCACCGGGCCGTGCTGGACGCCGTCACCGCCGAGACCGCGGCCGTGCTCGGGCACGCGTCGGCGTCGAGCCTCGCGCCGGACCGGAACTTCAAGGACATCGGCTTCGACTCGCTGGCCTCGGTGGAGCTGCGGAACCGGATCACCGCGTTCACCGGCCTGCGGCTGCCGGCGACGGTGGTCTTCGACCACCCGAACCCCGCCTCGCTGGCCGAGTACGTGCTCGGCGAGGTGGTCGGCGCCGGCTCCCCCGCGCCCGCGGCACCGGCGACCGCCGCGGCCGGCACCAGCGGTGACCCGATCGCCATCGTCGGCATGGCCTGCCGCTACGGCGGCGGGGTCGACTCGCCGGAGGCGCTGTGGGCGATGGTCGAACAGGGCCGGGACGCCGCCGCGGAGTTCCCGTCCGACCGCGGCTGGGACCTGGCCGAGCTGTTCGACCCCGAGCCCGGCCGGGTGGGCGCGACCAACGCCAGGGCGGCGGGCTTCCTGCCCGGCGCGACCGAGTTCGACCCCGAGTTCTTCGGCATCTCGCCACGCGAGGCCACCGCGATGGACCCGCAGCAGCGCCTGCTGCTCGAATCGGCGTGGGAGGCGTTCGAGCGCGCCGGCATCGACCCGACGGCGCTGCGCGGCACGAAGTCCGGCGTGTTCGTCGGCCTGAGCGCCAGTGACTACGGCAACCTGCTCGCGCGCGAACCGCGCGGCCTGGAGGGCCACCTGCTGACCGGCACGGCGCCCAGCGTGGCCTCGGGCCGCATCGCCTACGAGTTCGGCCTCGAAGGCCCCGCGTTGACGGTCGACACCGCCTGCTCGTCCTCGCTGACCACGGTGCACATGGCGGCCCAGGCGCTGCGGACCGGCGAGTGCGACCTCGCGCTGGCCGGCGGTGTGGCCGTGATGTCCACACCGGTGGTGTTCCAGGAGTTCGCGCTGCAGGGCGGCCTCTCCCCGGACGGCCGCTGCCGGGCGTTCGGCGCGGGCGCGGACGGCACCGGCTGGGCCGAGGGCGTCGGGCTGCTCGTGCTGGAGCGCTTGTCGGACGCCCGCCGCAACGGACACCGGGTCCTCGCGGTGGTCAAGGGCTCCGCGGTGAACCAGGACGGCGCCTCCAACGGGTTGACCGCGCCCAACGGCCGCTCGCAGCAGCGGGTGATCCGGGAGGCGCTGGCCAACGCCGGCGTCTCGGCCGCCGACGTGGACGTCGTGGAGGGGCACGGCACCGGCACCAGGCTCGGCGACCCGATCGAGGTGCAGGCACTGCTGGCGACCTACGGGCGGGAGCACACCGGGGAGGACCCGCTGTGGCTCGGCTCGCTGAAGTCGAACCTGGGCCACGCGCAGGCGGCGGCCGGCGTGGCCGGCGTGATCAAGATGGTCCAGGCGCTGCGGCACGGCCTGCTGCCCCGGACGTTGAACGCCGACGAGCCCACCCCGCACGTGGACTGGTCGGACGGCGCGGTGGAGCTGCTGACCGCGGCACGGCCGTGGCCGGAGCGCGACCGGCCCCGGCGCGGCGCCGTGTCCGCGTTCGGGATCAGCGGCACCAACGTGCACGTGGTGCTGGAGCAGGCACCGGAGCCGGAACAGCCGCCCGCCCCGCCCGAAGCCGACCGGGTGCTCGCGCCCTCGGTCAAGCCGTTCGTCATCTCGGCGCGCGGCGCGGCGGCGCTGCGCGATCAGGCGGCCAGGCTCGGCGCCCACCTCGCCGAGCACCCGCGGGTGGACCTCGACGCGCTCGGCCGCTCGCTCGGCGGCCGGGCCGCGTTGGAGCACCGGGCCGTGGTGCTCGCCCAGGACGTGGGCGCGCTGACCGCGGGGCTCGCGGCGATCGCCGCCGACGCGGCGGAGTCGAACGCGGACGTCGTGCCGGGCGACGGCGGTGGCGCGGACCGGCCGGTCTTCGTCTTCGCGGGTCAGGGTGGCCAGTGGCGCGGCATGGCGGTCGACCTGTGGAGGACCAGCCCGCTGTTCGCCGCGGCCGTGGCCGAGTGCGACGCCGCGCTGGCCCCGCACGTGGACTGGAACGGCGCCACCCTGGTGGACGTCCTCACCGGCGCCCCGGACGCGCCGGGCCTGGACCGGGTGGACGTGGTGCAGCCCGCGCTGTTCGCGGTGATGGTGTCGCTGGCCCGGCTGTGGCGGTCGCTCGGGGTCGAGCCGGCCGCGGTGGTCGGCCACTCCCAGGGCGAGATCGCGGCGGCCGTGGTGGCCGGTGCCCTCACCCTGGCCGACGGCGCCCGCGTCGCCGGGGTGCGCTCGCGCCTGATCGCCGGCCTGGCCGAGCGCGGCGGCATGGGCTGGATCGGCCTGCCGGTCGCCCGGGTCCGGGAACGGCTCGCCGACCACCCGGGGCTCGGCGTCGCCGCGGTCAACGGGCCGCGGTCGGTGGTCGTCTCCGGCCCCGCCGACGAGCTGGAGGGCATGTGCGCGGCGCTCGCGGCCGAGGGGGTCCAGGTGCGCAAGCTCCTGGTCGACTACGCGTCGCACTCGCACGGGGTGGAGGGGGTCCGCGCCGAACTCGTCGACGCGCTGGCCGGCGTCGCGCCCGCCGAGGCGGAGGTGCCGTTCTACTCCACGGTCACCGGCGGGCGGGTCGACGGCACCGGGCTGGACGCCGACTACTGGTACCGCAACCTCCGGGAGACGGTGCGGTTCAGCGCGGCCGTCGAGGCCCTCCTCGACGACGGGCACAGCTGTTTCGTGGAGCTGAGCGCGCACCCGACGCTCGTCGACGCGGTCGAGGCGGTCGCCCAGGAGCGAGGCGCCGAGGCCACCGCGTTGTGGTCGTTGCGGCGGGACGGCGGTGACGTCGAGTTCACCCGCTCGCTGGCCCGGGCGTTCGTGCACGGGGCACCGGTGCGCTGGGGGACGGCGTTCCCCGCCGGCGAGCGGATCGACCTGCCCACCTACGCGTTCCAACACCGCCGGTTGTGGGTCGAGGCCGCCGGCGCGGCGACCGCGAGCGCCGCCGACCTCGGGCTGGTCCCCGCCGACCACCCCCTGCTGGGCGCCGCCGTGGAGCACGCCGGCGACGACCGGGTGCTGTTCACCGGCAGGTGGTCGTTGGCGACCCAGCCGTGGCTGGCCGACCACGTCGTGCTCGGCACCCTCCTGCTGCCCGGGGCCGCCTTCGTCGAGCTGGTCACCCACGCCGGGCGGCACGTCGACTGCGCCCGCCTCGAAGAGCTGGCCTTCCAGGCCCCGCTGGTGATCCCGGCGAAGTCGGGGGTGGCCGTGCAGGTCGCGGTCGGCGCGGCCGACCCCACCGGTCGGCGTTCGGTCACCGTGCACTCGCGGCGCACCGGGTCCGGCGCCGGCGGCAAGTGGACCCTGCACGCGGAGGGCACGCTCGCCCCGGTCGGCACCGGCCCGGTGCCGGGCAGGCTGAAGGTCTGGCCGCCCACCGGTGCGCAGGCGGTCGACGTGACCGACATCTACCCCCGGCTCGCCGAGCGCGGCTACGCCTACGGGCCCGCCTTCGCCGGCATCCGCGCGCTGTGGCGGGACGGCGACGACATGTACGGCGAGGTCGCGCTGCCGAGCGCCGTCCGCGCCGAGGCGGGGCGGTTCGGCCTGCACCCGGCGCTGCTCGACGCCGCCCTGCAGGTGCCGGTCGCCGGGCTGATCGACAGCGAGAGCGGGGCGGTGATGCCGTTCTCCTGGAACGGCATCACGGTGCACACCCGGGGGGCGACCTCGCTGCGGGTCGCCTTCCGGCGCACGGGCCCCGACTCCTCCACCATGCTGCTCACCGACGACGCCGGCGAGCCCGTCGCCGCGTTCGACTCCATCGTCGCGCGGCCGGTCAGTCGCGAGCAGCTGCGCGTCGCCATGGACAACGCGGCCGGCACGAACACCGATGACGAGCACTACCGCGTGGAGTGGCGCGCGCTGCCCGGCGGCACGCGCCCGCCGATCGACGGCACCTGGCTGGCGGTGGTGGCCGAGGGGCAACCGGCCGACGGCTGGGCCGCCGACACCGTGCGCCGCCTCGCCGCCCACGCACCCGGCCTGGTGACCTGGTCCGTACCGTGCGGGCACCTCGACCGGGCGGCGCTGGCCGAGCGACTGCGCGAACTCGCCGCGGACGGCACGAACCCGGTCGGGGTGCTGTCGCTGCTGGCCGAGGACGAGACCCCGTGCGACGACTCGGCGGCGCTGCCGCGGGGGCTCGCGGGCACGGTGGTGCTCACCCAGGCCCTGCTCGACGCCGAACTCGACGTCCCGCTCTGGGCGGCGACCCGGGGCGCGGTGGCGGCCGGTCCCCAGGACCGCATCGGCTCGCCCACCCAGGCCCTGGTCTGGGGTTTCGGGCGGGTCGCCGGCCTCGAACACCCCCGGCTGTGGGGTGGTCTGGTCGACCTGCCGGAGGCGGTGGACGACCACGCGGTCGCCGAACTGGCCGGTGTGCTCGCGGGCGGTGGCGAGAACGAGGTCGCCGTGCGACCAGGGGCCGTCCTGGCCCGCCGCCTGGTCAGGGCGGCGGTGCCCGAGCGGGAGCCGACCCCCTGGAAGCCGGGCGGCACCGTGCTCGTGACGGGCGGCACGGGCGGCCTCGGCGCCGAGGTGGCCCGTTGGCTCGCCGACCGCGGCGCCGAGCACCTGGTGCTCGCCAGCCGCAGCGGCGCCGACGCGGCCGGTGCGCGGCGCCTGGTCGGGGAACTGGCCGCCAGGGGCACCTCGGTCTCGGTGGTGGCCTGCGACGTCGCGGACCGGGCCGCCGTGGTCGAGCTGCTGGCCTCCGTTCCCGCCGAGCACCCGCTGACCGCGGTCGTGCACGCCGCCGCCAGCCTCGACGGCGGGCCGATCGCCGACATGACGCCGGCCGGGTTCGGCGACATCCTGGCGGCCAAGGTGCTCGGCGCGGCGCACCTCGACGACCTGCTCGACCACGACGGCGTCGAGGCGGTGCTGCTGTTCGGCTCCATCTCGGCGACCTGGGGCGTGGGCAACCAGTCCGCGTACTCGGCCGCCAACGCCTACCTCGACGCCCTGGCCCGGCAGCGGCACGACCGCGGCGGCCACACCGTCTCGGTGGCGTGGGGCCCGTGGGAGGCCGGCATGCTGACCTCCGACGAGGAGATGGCCGACTCGCTGCGCCGCGGCGGTCTGCCGCTGCTGCCGGTGGACTCCGGCCTGGCGACCCTGGACCGGGTGCTCGCCGAGGACGAGCCGTGCCCGGTGGTGGTCAGGGTCGACTGGGCCCGGTTCCACCCCCGGTTCACCTCGCTGAGGCCCAGCCCGCTGCTGGCCGACCTGCCGGACGTGCGCGCGCTGTCGACGGCGGAGTCCGCGGTCCCGGCCACCCGCGGCGCGGCCCTGATCGAGAGGCTGGCGGCGCTGCCCGAGGAGGACCGGGACCCGGCGGTGCTCGACCTGATCTGCTCGCACGTCGCGGCCGTGCTCGGCCACGACTCCGCGGAGCGGGTCGACCGCAAGCGGGCTTTCAAGGACGTCGGCTTCGACTCGCTGCTCGCCGTCCAGCTGCGCAACCGGCTCAACGCGGCAACCGGGTTGCGGCTGCCGGCCACGCTCGTGTTCGACTACCCGAACCCGACGAGCCTCGCGGCGTTCCTGCGCTCCGAGGTGGCCGCCGCCGTGCCGTCACCGGCGGACGCGGCACTGGCCGAGTTCGACCGGCTGGAGGCGTCGCTGTCCTCGATCCCGCCCGAGGACGCGGAAGTGCGCGACGTGCTCGTCGGCCGGGCGCGGAAGCTGCTCAGCCGGCTCTCGGGCCCGGCGCGGGCCGCGGACGCCGGGGGCGACGTGGCGATGCTGACCGCGGCCTCCGACGACGAACTGTTCAGCTTCATCAACACGCAGCTCGGCCACCAGGACGAGTGA